Genomic DNA from Marinitoga litoralis:
TTTATTTTCTCATGCTATCGTACGAAATATAATCTTCATCTCCATTAATTAAAGCTGGAATGTTAATAATCGCGTTTTGATTAATAGGTATTTTAAACTCTTTTTCTATTACTTGACCGTTATATTCAAAGGTAATTTTATGTTTAGGGCCGACAACATTTGCAACTTTTCTAGAATTTTTTCTTAATTTTAATTCTATATCATCTACTTTAACTATTAGTGTATCGTTAATATATTTATAATCCTTGAAAGATTTATTATCTACAAAAACCTTATGTTGTTGACCTATATAAAATAATATTACACCTAATAAAATCAAAGCAAAAATAAAACTAATTCTAAAAATTAATC
This window encodes:
- a CDS encoding DUF6672 family protein — encoded protein: MNRRLIFRISFIFALILLGVILFYIGQQHKVFVDNKSFKDYKYINDTLIVKVDDIELKLRKNSRKVANVVGPKHKITFEYNGQVIEKEFKIPINQNAIINIPALINGDEDYISYDSMRK